In the Clavelina lepadiformis chromosome 8, kaClaLepa1.1, whole genome shotgun sequence genome, one interval contains:
- the LOC143469327 gene encoding uncharacterized protein LOC143469327 isoform X1 produces the protein MWLSELKIIAFILVCVLSKAPSADTSTTDRTDSFSGDDSPTSTMDSVTNDTDVEAAITTPTPASHLTEAEIAGIVLGSCAGVALIGGAGFYGYKHKSKKNKVLQNEPILRNNAFDEEQE, from the exons ATGTGGCTGTCCGAGCTAAAAATAATCGCTTTTATCCTTGTCTGTGTCCTATCAAAAGCTCCATCAGCAG ATACAAGTACAACAGACAGAACTGATTCCTTCTCGGGCGATGACAGCCCGACCTCAACAATGGACTCGGTTACAAACGATACGGATGTCGAAGCGGCCATCACGACACCAACAC CAGCGTCACATTTGACTGAAGCTGAAATTGCTGGGATCGTCCTTGGAAGTTGCGCGGGAGTGGCGCTGATTGGTGGAGCCGGTTTCTATGGTTACAAGcacaaaagcaaaaagaacaaa GTCCTGCAAAATGAACCAATACTTAGGAACAACGCTTTTGACGAGGAGCAAGAATAA
- the LOC143469036 gene encoding uncharacterized protein LOC143469036 yields the protein MFRSFLVNIGAVLIFLGPNECLRAGEGPGFQDYYNEAGTLVQRSGSPQVAASLLDRTRNSKKMFTAVDPNSTTEKSTLVSINETTTQSSFQPTMNVTRPKTITYPTNITDPKSTNDPQTTTRGPDGGLSTGEIVGIAVGATVGALIIIGAIVYVVKMNKKKKDNKVSRIKSDIDLEEKKNGNEGKMDHDEKLPPKLSGW from the exons atgtttagatcATTCTTAGTAAATATTGGAgctgttttgatttttctcgGACCAAATGAATGCTTACGTGCTGGCG AGGGTCCAGGGTTTCAAGACTATTACAATGAGGCTGGGACTTTAGTTCAAAGATCGGGGTCGCCCCAGGTCGCTGCTTCGTTG CTGGATAGAACTCGAAACAGCAAGAAAATGTTCACTGCAGTCGATCCTAACTCTACCACGGAAAAGAGCACCTTAGTTTCCATCAATGAGACCACCACACAAAGCAGTTTTCAACCCACAATGAACGTGACACGCCCTAAAACGATCACATATCCCACCAACATAACCGACCCTAAATCGACAAACGATCCACAAACCACCACCAGGGGTCCAGATGGGGGCCTAAGCACGGGGGAGATTGTGGGGATAGCGGTTGGAGCGACCGTGGGGGCTTTGATCATAATCGGAGCTATTGTTTACGTCGtcaaaatgaataaaaaaaagaaagacaaCAAAGTATCTCGCATCAAAAGCGACATT GACttagaagaaaaaaaaaacggcAATGAAGGAAAAATGGACCACGACGAAAAGCTTCCGCCAAAGCTGTCTGGCTGGTAG
- the LOC143469327 gene encoding uncharacterized protein LOC143469327 isoform X2 gives MWLSELKIIAFILVCVLSKAPSADTSTTDRTDSFSGDDSPTSTMDSVTNDTDVEAAITTPTPSHLTEAEIAGIVLGSCAGVALIGGAGFYGYKHKSKKNKVLQNEPILRNNAFDEEQE, from the exons ATGTGGCTGTCCGAGCTAAAAATAATCGCTTTTATCCTTGTCTGTGTCCTATCAAAAGCTCCATCAGCAG ATACAAGTACAACAGACAGAACTGATTCCTTCTCGGGCGATGACAGCCCGACCTCAACAATGGACTCGGTTACAAACGATACGGATGTCGAAGCGGCCATCACGACACCAACAC CGTCACATTTGACTGAAGCTGAAATTGCTGGGATCGTCCTTGGAAGTTGCGCGGGAGTGGCGCTGATTGGTGGAGCCGGTTTCTATGGTTACAAGcacaaaagcaaaaagaacaaa GTCCTGCAAAATGAACCAATACTTAGGAACAACGCTTTTGACGAGGAGCAAGAATAA
- the LOC143469532 gene encoding adenylate kinase isoenzyme 1-like, whose product MTLTPQQGQDYLTEHGIPQVIESIMIGLLHERPEDPLTFMQSCIEDTKRIGGTKHVKWDSFVPSSPVSSIFPSILGPDIFKTEIPQMTYQEFGQLSTTDHEHIEQEGSREKTTSGAMGSKTIVFVIGGPGSGKGTQCERIVKKYGFTHFSSGDLLRAEVASGSPRGEELKAMMERGDLVPLETILKLIKDNIAAQPDSKEFLIDGYPREVQQGIEFEKVVGTCTFVLWVDVSQDTMVKRLLKRGETSGRVDDNEETIRKRLKTFVDSTEPVIKYYEEQNKVKRVDSERDVETVFADVEKIFDNLQ is encoded by the exons ATGACTTTGACACCGCAGCAAGGCCAGGATTACCTCACAGAGCATGGCATCCCACAGGTTATTGAG AGCATCATGATCGGACTCCTCCACGAACGTCCTGAAGATCCACTCACCTTCATGCAATCCTGCATCGAGGACACAAAAAGGATCGGAGGGACCAAGCATGTGAAATGGGATTCCTTCGTTCCCTCATCTCCGGTTTCATCGATTTTTCCCAGCATTCTGGGACCTGATATTTTTAAGACAG AAATTCCACAAATGACCTATCAAGAATTCGGACAATTATCCACAACCGATCACGAG CACATTGAGCAGGAAGGAAGCAGAGAAAAGACGACCAGTG GTGCTATGGGAAGCAAAACGATAGTTTTTGTCATTG GTGGCCCCGGCTCAGGAAAGGGCACGCAATGTGAGAggattgttaaaaaatatggTTTCACTCACTTTTCGTCTGGTGACCTTCTGAGGGCAGAGGTCGCGTCAGGGTCACCAAGAGGCGAGGAGTTGAAGGCGATGATGGAAAGAGGCGACCTTGTACCTCTT GAGACAATCCTGAAGCTTATTAAAGACAACATTGCCGCGCAACCTGACAGCAAAGAATTCTTGATCGATGGTTATCCCCGTGAAGTTCAACAAGGAATTGAGTTTGAGAAAGTA GTTGGAACTTGCACATTTGTTCTGTGGGTCGACGTTTCTCAAGACACGATGGTGAAACGTCTCCTGAAACGAGGTGAAACCAGTGGCAGGGTCGACGACAACGAAGAAACGATCagaaaacgtttgaaaacttttgttgaTTCAACTGAACCCGTCATTAAATATTACGAggaacaaaacaaagtgaagcGA GTTGATTCCGAACGAGACGTAGAAACAGTATTTGCAGACGTGGAAAAGATTTTCGATAATTTGCAGTAG
- the LOC143469081 gene encoding uncharacterized protein LOC143469081, with product MFRYFLVKVAVFLLFLEQSKCLYIGDGPGFQDYYNEAGTLVQRSGSPQIAASLLNISQPVKEVSTMGYLNSTTDNRTLVFTEGTTTQSNIEPTTNATDPKTTNRPQTTTDGPDGGLNTGEIVGIAVGATVGALIIIGAIVYVVKKNKKKNENKVSSTTSEIELKDESKEQNPSSRTASW from the exons ATGTTTAGATATTTTTTAGTGAAAGTTGCGGTTTTTCTACTCTTCCTTGAACAAAGCAAATGTTTATATATCGGAG ATGGTCCAGGGTTTCAAGACTATTACAATGAGGCTGGGACTTTAGTTCAAAGATCGGGGTCGCCCCAGATCGCCGCTTCGTTG CTGAACATATCCCAACCCGTTAAGGAGGTGTCCACTATGGGCTACCTTAACTCTACCACGGACAATAGAACCTTAGTATTCACCGAAGGAACCACAACTCAAAGCAATATTGAACCTACAACAAATGCGACCGACCCCAAAACGACAAACCGTCCACAAACCACCACCGATGGACCTGATGGGGGTCTAAACACGGGGGAGATTGTGGGGATAGCGGTTGGAGCGACCGTGGGGGCATTGATCATAATCGGAGCTATTGTTTACGTCgtcaaaaagaataaaaagaagAATGAAAATAAGGTGTCTTCGACCACGAGCGAAATT GAGTTGAAAGATGAATCAAAGGAACAAAATCCTTCTTCGAGAACGGCGTCATGGTAG